GCAGAGGACCATCTGAACTGACCCGGTGCGAACTGAGCGTGGCCAGGTACCCGATGGCTTCCATCAGGTTTGTCTTGCCGATACCGTTGGATCCGACCAAGACTGTCACACCCGGTTCCAGGGCGAGCTCAACCTGGGCGTAACTGCGGAAGTCAGTCAGCGAAAGGTGTTCTAGGTACACGCTGTCTTCAGAATTCTCGGAACCGCGCGGGTCCCGGGGTGGCTATTTGGCGGGGCGGGTGGCATGCCCACCGAACTGGTGCCGCAGTGCGGAAACCATCTTCATTGCCGGAGAGTTGTCTTCCCGGGATGAAAAACGGGCAAAAAGGGCTGCGGTGATGGCGGGGGCGGGAACGGCATTGGCGATGGCCTCTTCCACGGTCCACCGTCCTTCGCCGGAATCCTCCACGTAGTCATCGATGGTCTGCAGGCCCGGGTCCTCGTCCAACGCCTTGACCATCAGATCCAGCAGCCAGGAACGGACCACCGTACCCTTCTGCCAGGCCCGGAAGGTTCCCGGCAGATCCGTCACGATGTCCTTGGCGGCGAGGAGTTCGTAGCCTTCGGCATAGGCCTGCATCAGGCCATATTCGATGCCATTGTGAACCATTTTGGCGTAGTGGCCGGCCCCTATTCCGCCCACGTGGACAAAGCTGTCCTCGCGTTCCCCGTCAGGCCGGAGGGCGTCAAAAACCGGCAGGGCCCGCTCAATGTCGGCCGCGTCGCCGCCAGCCATGAGGCCGTAGCCGTTCTGCAGTCCCCAGACGCCGCCGGATACGCCGCAGTCAGCGAACCGGATGCCCTTTTCCGCCAGCAACGCGCCGTGCTTCTGGTCTTCCGTGAAGCGTGAGTTGCCGCCGTCGATCACCAGGTCCCCGGCATCGAGTTTGTCCCCAAGTTCAGCGATGACGGCATCAGTGACGTCCCCGGACGGGACCATAACCCAGATGAGGCGCGGTGCGGGCACTGTGGCAATGAGTTCATCCACGGAGGCAACATCGGTGACGTCCGGGTTCCTGTCGAAACCGGTGACGTCGATTCCACCCTTGCGCAGGCGTTCGCGCATGTTGAAACCCATTTTTCCGAGGCCGATCAGTCCAATGTGCATTATGCGGGTTCTCTTTCTGCATTGGGTGTCGGTTGTCGTTTTGGGGCTCAGAACGACAACAACTGTCTGGGCCAACGCCGCCAGGGTTCCCTGGCCGAGCTTGCGAGGCGAGGGTGGCGGTGGGGACTAGTTGGGGAGCCGGACGGGCATCACAAGGTAGCGGTAATCGTCCTGGTCTTCACCGTCGGCATCCACCTGGGCGGTGATCATGGCCGGTTTGGGCGCCGTGGTGAACGAGAACCTCACGTACTTGGTTTCGATCACGCTGAGTCCCTCAATCAGGTAATGAGGGTTGAAGGCCACTGTGATGTCATCGCCCGAAAGCTGTGCTTCCAGCTCTTCGGAGGCCTGCGCATCCTCTCCGGTTCCAGCGTCCAGGTGCAGCTGACCCTCGGTGAAGGCCAGCCGGACAGGTGTGTTGCGCTCGGCAACAAGGGAAACACGGCGGACTGCCTCCACGAGTTCCTGCGTCTGGACGGTGGCGTGGATGGGCGTCGAATCAGGGAAAAGCGAGCGGATCTTAGGATAGTCACCGTCAACCAGCAGCGACGTCGTGGTCCGGCCACCGCTTTCGAAGCCAATGAGCCTGCTGTCGTCATCAGCCAGGGCAAGATTGATGTCTCCGCTGTTGCCGAGGGTCTTGGCAACTTCATTCAGCGTTTTC
Above is a window of Arthrobacter pascens DNA encoding:
- the gnd gene encoding phosphogluconate dehydrogenase (NAD(+)-dependent, decarboxylating) — translated: MHIGLIGLGKMGFNMRERLRKGGIDVTGFDRNPDVTDVASVDELIATVPAPRLIWVMVPSGDVTDAVIAELGDKLDAGDLVIDGGNSRFTEDQKHGALLAEKGIRFADCGVSGGVWGLQNGYGLMAGGDAADIERALPVFDALRPDGEREDSFVHVGGIGAGHYAKMVHNGIEYGLMQAYAEGYELLAAKDIVTDLPGTFRAWQKGTVVRSWLLDLMVKALDEDPGLQTIDDYVEDSGEGRWTVEEAIANAVPAPAITAALFARFSSREDNSPAMKMVSALRHQFGGHATRPAK